Sequence from the Fusarium oxysporum Fo47 chromosome VI, complete sequence genome:
GCGCCAACGGTAGGAGTCGAGCCGCAGCACTGCTTGATACACCACATCTTGGTACATGGTGGACTGTTGACCTCTACGTAGGTAAGAATTACTAATGAATGAATATGTATACGGATACTGAggccatctcaagatctggATCCAAAAGCTTTCGACATTATTACGGAGAATTACATTAATGAGGGTGCATTCTCCCATGGACACATATGTGAGAGAATTGTCCACCATCGCTCTCACAATCTAACAGAAGAGAAACGGTGGTGGGCTCGACTTACTGATAGTTTAGGAGTTATTTTGAGAAGCATCCTCAAACATCCATCAATATCACCTGCCCTCTTAGAACTAATCATAAATATACCTGGGATGCGAGAGGGATTTGAGATTGGTACTTGGCATAAGATTATCGGTGGCAAATGTGATGAGGTATATATTGTCTGCCATATGTAAAGGAACTTTCTAACCCCTGACTAGGAAGTTGTACGTTACATGGAGTTCACTTTAGAATCGTGGGTCAAGCTTATGGGCTCTAAAGAAGCTTTACTCTATGTCGACACTGAGGATGTCAAAGAGTTTCAGCTCTGGGTTCCGGGGGTCTCGCAAGTTGATTATTGTTACCTCGCCGATCTGGTTGAAGGTGGCATAACGTTCAGAAGACTCACCGATACAGCAGAGAGATCGCAAATTCTCCATCGAATGAAGAACATTAACTATCTCCTACCTTCTATTTACACACTGCAGAAAGATTTTAAATATCTGCGATTATGTACTGATACCATGAAACGGCTTCTGCATGGTAAAAGAAAGATACCTCTTACGGTACAGGTCCTGGCATATGATGCATTCTCGCAGAAAGATCCCATTGAACTCGAAAATCTGTTCTTCGAACGGTTGAAGCGCTTATACTTATACATTATGCAAGACTTGGTAGAGCTAACGGGCGAGTGGCCTCTTCTGGAAGACGGCGAAGAGCCGCCTGAGGCATCCTTTCGCAATCCTATGAATTGGCACCGGTTGGCACAAAAGGCGCGCCGCCTTGGTTTTGAATCAGACGAGATAAGGCAC
This genomic interval carries:
- a CDS encoding uncharacterized protein (of unknown function-domain containing protein) → KRWWARLTDSLGVILRSILKHPSISPALLELIINIPGMREGFEIGTWHKIIGGKCDEEVVRYMEFTLESWVKLMGSKEALLYVDTEDVKEFQLWVPGVSQVDYCYLADLVEGGITFRRLTDTAERSQILHRMKNINYLLPSIYTLQKDFKYLRLCTDTMKRLLHGKRKIPLTVQVLAYDAFSQKDPIELENLFFERLKRLYLYIMQDLVELTGEWPLLEDGEEPPEASFRNPMNWHRLAQKARRLGFESDEIRHLAVTNPDEQVALKALQDARPSSWYEYDESEVQNILSRIVHEFTRARARVSDESESTFTTIGAGELITRRCGRQYSGAYMRDRWSFNLAGFSRRTPESRDITSLFVRKSVF